From a single Candidatus Thorarchaeota archaeon genomic region:
- a CDS encoding TldD/PmbA family protein: protein MFDKLEKALEHGQDLGATYVELRAEDGFIEYLQMDDGRINALTQRIERGVAIRALVNGAWGFVSTGESEQLPEAVVSACKMARAAAATRREPITIAEVKTYEDVVKSEARIDPRHVSVEEKVGYMREVTQAIQDYDKRIAAVTLKVRTASGTKYIATSEGTRLQMPVNLVWVYPWVTGKDGPKMSAARNEEATTLAGWEFVSDVATPEVVGIPAARRAIMQLEGVAAKAGSFPCILGPRVIGVLAHEALGHLAEADLTATSAFAGKLGEVVAAEGVNMTDDGTDPGNIGTSKYDDEGVPASRVEIIKDSVLTELMTNREYAAKMDMRPTGNARAESYLYPPIVRMRNTFFEKGDFSFEELFEDIEFGYYCVDFRGGQAQMNASFQVGIQEAFEIVNGAVGRPVKDLSISGIATDSLFKIDAVSNEDFPFETGRCGKGQEAFVSSGGPSIRFLKGGITFGGK from the coding sequence GTGTTTGATAAACTTGAGAAGGCTCTAGAACATGGCCAGGACTTGGGCGCAACATATGTGGAATTGCGTGCGGAGGACGGCTTTATCGAGTATCTGCAGATGGATGATGGACGGATCAATGCCCTGACCCAGAGAATCGAACGGGGTGTTGCTATCCGTGCTCTCGTCAATGGTGCATGGGGTTTTGTTTCGACTGGAGAATCGGAGCAATTACCTGAAGCAGTTGTGAGTGCCTGTAAGATGGCACGAGCAGCGGCAGCCACAAGAAGAGAACCGATCACGATTGCAGAAGTAAAGACGTATGAGGACGTTGTCAAGAGTGAGGCCCGAATCGATCCTCGCCATGTTTCAGTAGAGGAAAAAGTCGGATATATGCGCGAAGTCACACAGGCGATTCAGGATTATGACAAGCGTATAGCAGCCGTCACATTGAAGGTTCGAACAGCCTCTGGGACCAAATACATTGCGACTTCTGAAGGGACACGCCTGCAGATGCCTGTCAATCTGGTATGGGTGTATCCTTGGGTGACTGGCAAAGATGGTCCCAAGATGAGTGCTGCAAGAAATGAAGAGGCTACTACTCTTGCCGGATGGGAGTTTGTTTCAGATGTTGCTACACCCGAGGTCGTGGGTATTCCCGCAGCTCGACGTGCAATTATGCAGCTCGAGGGAGTCGCCGCAAAGGCTGGGTCATTCCCCTGTATTCTTGGTCCACGTGTCATTGGTGTGCTTGCTCATGAGGCACTTGGCCACCTAGCTGAGGCTGATCTGACGGCGACAAGCGCATTTGCCGGGAAGCTTGGTGAGGTTGTAGCTGCTGAGGGCGTGAACATGACGGATGATGGAACCGATCCTGGCAATATTGGGACCTCTAAATATGATGATGAGGGAGTGCCAGCAAGTCGGGTCGAGATCATCAAGGACTCTGTTCTCACCGAATTAATGACCAACCGCGAATATGCAGCCAAGATGGATATGAGGCCAACTGGCAACGCTCGTGCGGAGAGCTATCTATATCCTCCCATCGTCAGAATGCGGAACACGTTCTTTGAGAAGGGTGACTTTTCCTTTGAAGAACTGTTCGAAGATATTGAATTTGGATACTATTGTGTTGATTTCAGAGGCGGACAAGCTCAGATGAATGCGAGTTTCCAAGTTGGTATTCAGGAGGCCTTTGAGATAGTGAATGGTGCTGTAGGTCGGCCTGTCAAAGATCTCTCAATCTCCGGTATTGCAACTGATTCGCTATTCAAGATCGATGCGGTCTCGAACGAGGACTTTCCATTCGAGACTGGTCGTTGCGGCAAAGGTCAGGAGGCCTTTGTATCATCTGGTGGTCCGAGTATTCGGTTTCTGAAAGGTGGCATCACCTTTGGAGGGAAATAG
- a CDS encoding TldD/PmbA family protein, with the protein MIDEKKLHELCEFGIKRGVDGGATQIEIHAQIVNELESSVELGQVNSVNRKDGTEIAIRLYIGKKMGSTFTNIPSEEAIGEAVDMALGAARVATEDPDFVGLSKPATYPEIEGLWNDEAAKAEAERVVTDLTKAVAGSVEKDPQLVPAMAMVGTVVYRNVYMNNNGVDTSERGTIGYVVLGAVAQTESGMTPMVFSFDIRRGIDFDSEAVIDEVVKFLRLCKTPVKGKGGSLPVVMHPMAYGSIMNFTVSKAIRGDNVARGKSIIGDKIGETIASPKITIYDDGTHPRGITTSLSDDEGVPRQKTPIIENGVLRSFIWDTYWANKMGVSSTGNARRDMRQGLVEIAPTTMVIDPGTRSVDDIISEIEYGYYVQSVQGAHSSNPDSGDFSIVANPAILIENGRMIGQVHGLMISGNAFDLLMQVAEVANTPIYLQEMIGPEILFTNVNVVAREE; encoded by the coding sequence ATGATAGATGAAAAGAAATTGCATGAGCTCTGTGAGTTTGGTATTAAGAGAGGCGTCGATGGTGGCGCTACGCAGATCGAGATTCATGCTCAGATTGTCAATGAACTTGAGAGCAGTGTGGAACTTGGTCAGGTCAATAGTGTCAATCGAAAAGATGGTACAGAGATCGCCATCCGTCTGTACATCGGTAAGAAGATGGGCAGTACGTTCACGAACATACCCTCTGAAGAGGCGATTGGTGAGGCTGTTGATATGGCTCTGGGCGCTGCGCGTGTGGCCACAGAAGATCCGGACTTTGTGGGTCTTTCCAAGCCTGCAACATATCCTGAGATCGAGGGCCTTTGGAATGACGAAGCTGCAAAAGCCGAAGCGGAACGTGTTGTGACAGATTTGACAAAGGCTGTTGCTGGCTCTGTTGAGAAGGATCCTCAACTTGTACCCGCAATGGCCATGGTCGGCACCGTTGTCTATCGAAATGTCTACATGAATAACAATGGGGTCGACACCTCAGAACGTGGGACGATTGGGTATGTTGTTTTAGGGGCTGTTGCGCAGACCGAGTCGGGCATGACTCCTATGGTCTTTTCTTTCGACATCCGTCGGGGGATAGACTTTGACTCAGAAGCAGTGATTGACGAAGTAGTCAAGTTTCTACGCCTCTGCAAGACTCCTGTCAAGGGAAAGGGTGGTAGTCTTCCGGTAGTGATGCACCCCATGGCATATGGTTCGATAATGAACTTCACAGTTTCCAAAGCTATCAGGGGTGATAATGTTGCACGAGGTAAATCTATCATCGGTGACAAGATTGGTGAAACCATAGCCTCACCAAAGATCACGATATACGATGATGGGACACATCCGCGAGGGATTACCACTTCTCTCTCAGATGATGAAGGTGTTCCCCGGCAAAAGACACCAATAATCGAGAATGGTGTTCTTCGATCATTCATCTGGGATACGTACTGGGCCAATAAGATGGGGGTCTCCAGCACAGGTAATGCTCGACGCGATATGCGTCAGGGTCTGGTTGAGATCGCTCCAACTACTATGGTCATCGATCCCGGTACGAGAAGTGTTGATGACATTATCTCCGAGATCGAATACGGGTATTATGTCCAATCTGTTCAGGGCGCACATAGTTCCAATCCCGATTCGGGTGACTTTAGCATCGTTGCAAATCCTGCGATCCTTATTGAGAATGGTCGGATGATTGGGCAGGTTCATGGTCTGATGATCTCAGGGAATGCCTTCGATCTCCTTATGCAAGTTGCAGAGGTGGCCAACACTCCTATCTATCTCCAAGAAATGATCGGCCCGGAAATTCTGTTCACCAATGTCAATGTTGTGGCTCGTGAGGAATAG